In the genome of Candidatus Nitrosocosmicus arcticus, the window CATTTGAATAGTCTTTCGGGTCATTAGTCGTTAATTCTATAAAGTCTACAAATAGTTTCTCTATTTCCTTCCTATACTTGATGGTTTGTATAACGGTAGGTCTGGGATATCTCCCTCTATCACTTTTCTTGAGAATAGAACCATATTTTTGATAATAAGAATTCAAATAAGAGAGGTTATAATCGTCATCATAGCTGTTATAGCTTTTAGAATATTTCTCTAATATTTTGTGAAAAAACCAGGTCACGTGTGCTATGTGCCAATTAGGCGGGCTTCCAAAATCGCTAGACTGCGTCACTGCATCCTCAATATCCAAAGGAGAAAATAATTCCAATGTCTTATTTCTCAGATCCATGAACTCCTTGATCAATCCTTCAATTTGCAATGAGGTTTGCATACAGTATATTATTAAATAAAAAAGTATTTTAACATAATTTACCTATTTCCGCGATTTCAGAATATCAAAGTTGAAATATGCAATAGTATTATAGTAGTGTACTGATATAGATTGGAAAACAGTGAATCACAACCATCCGGAATAGAACAAATTTCACAAGGTGACAACGGTCAAAGAAGATTTCCCAATAGGAGAAATGAAAATGGAGGCGGTAATGGCAATGGAGGCGGTAGCTACAACAGATTTTTTAAGCCATCCCCAGTAAATGCAGGAGAAGAACATGAAATAGATATAGAATCCATGAGTAAAAGAGGAGATGCAGGTGTAGGAAGGATTCAAGGATTAGTTATTTTCGTTCCGAATACGAAAGTAGGAGACAAAGTCAAAGTTAAGATTACCCGAGTAGGAAGAGGTTATGCTACAGCAGATTTGGTAGAAGCTAAACCTGAAGAATAACCTTAAAAAACTTTTCTAGTTTTTTTCATAATTTTCTCAATTATTTATAGTTAAATGAGTAACCGTTGACTCATGTAATGCAGTTACCTAGGAAGGTAATAATAGGAAATAATATTTTAAAGGATTCAGGAGAGTTCATCAAAGATAGTGACCAGAATGTTAATAAAATCGCGATCATAACTGGTAAAAATGTCAAAAATAAAATAGCAGGAATTATAGAAAACAGCTTAACTGAAAGTAATCTCCAATTTGAATGGATAATTGCAAAAGAAGCATCATTTCATCAAGTCGACTTGATTACAAATCTGCTAAAGGATAGGAACATTTCCATCATCATGGGTTTGGGAGGAGGTAGATGCATAGACCTAGGAAAAATGATAGCAAACCGGTTGAAAATATCGTTCGTCAGTATTCCCACATCAGCCTCACATGATGGAATCTCTAGTCCTTTTGTTTCGCTTAAAGGAAATGATAGACCTTATTCAATAAAGGCGGATACACCTATAGAGATCATTGGAGATTTAGACATTATTTCAAATGCCCCTTATAGGCTAATTGCCAGTGGGTGTGGAGATTTAATTGCAAAGACAACAGCCGTAAAAGACTGGGAGTTAGCAAGAGATTATAATAACGAGTACTACGGCGAATATGCAGCAAAGTTGGCCTACTTAGGGTCAAGGATGATTATAGATATTTCAAAGAAAATTATCAAAAATCAAATTACTATTCAAGTAACAAGGACTATTGTTGAAGGATTAATAAGTTCAGGCGTAGCAGCTGGTATAGCTGGAAGTAGCAGGCCCTGCTCAGGGTCAGAGCATCTCTTTAGCCATGCACTAGAATACATAACTGAAAATAAATGTGGATTACATGGTGAAAGGGTAGGGATTGGAACCATAATTATGTCTAAATTGCATAATTTGGATTGGTTGGAAATTAGAGAAGCCCTGAAAAGAATTGGTGCCCCCACAACTTCTAAGGAAATAAAGGTAGATAAAGATCAACTAATAGAAGCCTTATTGCTTGCAAAGAAAATCCGACCCGAAAGGTACACCATTTTAAATAGGCTTGATCTTAGTCCCTCAAAGTATCAAGACATTCTGGATGAATTGGGGATCTTAGATTGAAAAACAGATCTATCTTGCGAAACAACCACAAAAATAAAGTTAGGATTTTTCCTTTTTAGATTTAGGACGGACCTCTGTTGATTTGTCCTCGACCTCGGTATTCTCTTTTTTACCCTTTTCATCTTTATCATTAGTAGTATCTTTGTCTGGACCAGAATCTGTGTTTTCTGTTTCGGAGGGTTTTTCAGTGGCTGAAACAGAATTGGCGTACTTCTCCAAAAACACTATGGTTTTCAAGGACGGAATAAATTTGAAAATATCTGTGGATATTCCTCTTTTAATAATTTGAATTCCCT includes:
- a CDS encoding TRAM domain-containing protein, translated to MENSESQPSGIEQISQGDNGQRRFPNRRNENGGGNGNGGGSYNRFFKPSPVNAGEEHEIDIESMSKRGDAGVGRIQGLVIFVPNTKVGDKVKVKITRVGRGYATADLVEAKPEE
- a CDS encoding sn-glycerol-1-phosphate dehydrogenase; this translates as MQLPRKVIIGNNILKDSGEFIKDSDQNVNKIAIITGKNVKNKIAGIIENSLTESNLQFEWIIAKEASFHQVDLITNLLKDRNISIIMGLGGGRCIDLGKMIANRLKISFVSIPTSASHDGISSPFVSLKGNDRPYSIKADTPIEIIGDLDIISNAPYRLIASGCGDLIAKTTAVKDWELARDYNNEYYGEYAAKLAYLGSRMIIDISKKIIKNQITIQVTRTIVEGLISSGVAAGIAGSSRPCSGSEHLFSHALEYITENKCGLHGERVGIGTIIMSKLHNLDWLEIREALKRIGAPTTSKEIKVDKDQLIEALLLAKKIRPERYTILNRLDLSPSKYQDILDELGILD